A stretch of the Tardiphaga sp. 709 genome encodes the following:
- a CDS encoding tetratricopeptide repeat protein: MRQPPCLARLLTTAAVTAILAAGLAGCKTAGMSDITGSLGARAEASADADPARAVEVYGERYRANPKDADIALRYGQALRANGQRAQAVSVFEQATLTNPGNRPLLAGYGRALADAGSFQRAFDVLTTAHSPANPDWRILSAQGAVLDQMGRHDEARRYYDSALKIRPEEPSVLSNLGLSYMLSKDLPQAEATLRRAQGRGNVDPRVRQNLGLVVGLQGRFGEAESIVRADLPPDEAAANVAYLKQMLSSKGTPRLGARDDDALRRS, translated from the coding sequence ATGCGTCAGCCCCCTTGTCTTGCCCGGCTTTTGACGACCGCGGCGGTGACCGCGATCCTGGCCGCAGGCCTTGCCGGCTGCAAGACGGCGGGCATGTCCGATATCACCGGTTCCCTTGGCGCTCGGGCGGAAGCATCAGCCGATGCCGATCCCGCCCGTGCCGTCGAAGTCTATGGCGAACGCTACCGGGCGAACCCGAAGGACGCCGACATAGCCTTGCGCTACGGCCAGGCGCTGCGCGCCAATGGCCAACGCGCCCAGGCTGTGTCCGTGTTCGAACAAGCGACCCTGACGAATCCCGGCAACAGGCCGCTGCTGGCAGGCTACGGCCGCGCGCTGGCCGACGCCGGCAGCTTCCAGCGCGCCTTCGACGTTCTGACCACCGCGCATAGCCCGGCCAATCCGGACTGGCGCATCCTCTCGGCACAAGGCGCCGTCCTTGACCAGATGGGGAGGCATGACGAAGCCCGCCGTTATTACGACAGCGCTCTGAAGATCAGGCCGGAGGAGCCGTCCGTGCTCTCCAATCTCGGTCTGTCCTATATGCTCTCGAAGGATCTGCCGCAGGCCGAGGCGACGCTGCGCCGCGCGCAGGGCCGCGGCAATGTCGATCCGCGCGTCCGCCAGAATCTCGGTCTCGTGGTTGGCCTGCAGGGCCGGTTCGGTGAAGCGGAATCCATCGTGCGGGCTGACCTGCCGCCAGACGAAGCAGCGGCGAATGTCGCCTATCTCAAGCAGATGCT